The DNA region TTCGAGGTGCACCGCAGGCTGGGTACCCACCCCGGCGGCATCCACGTCGAGCTGACCGGCGAGGACGTCACCGAGTGCCTCGGCGGCGCCCAGGAGATCTCCGACGACGATCTCGCGGGTCGCTACGAGACCGCCTGCGACCCCCGGCTCAACACCCAGCAGTCCCTGGAACTGGCGTTCCTGGTCGCGGAGATGCTCCGCTCCTGATCCGCCGATCCACGACAGAGCCCGCACTTATACTGCGGGCTCTGTCTTTCTGTCAGGGGGCTGCGGTGGCGGTAGGGAACGACGTGTTCTTTCGAATCGTGGACGCGCTCGCCGACGTGTCGACGGCCGAAGGCGGGCAGTACACGTCGTACAGCGTGCGGGGCAAGCGGTTCGGCTACTACTGGCCGCGTACGCAGACCGTCGGCTTGAAGCAGACCCTGTCTGAGCAGAAGGCGCTGGTGTCTGAGCGGCCGGACGTGTTCGAGGAGCAGTTCACGGCGGGCGGCTTTGGGTGGGTCGTGGTCTATCTGGCGGGCGTCGATGTTGACGAGTTGTCCGAATTGGTCTTCGAGGCATGGCGGCTGTCGGCGCCCGATGAGCTGATCGCCGGGGTGCCGGACTTGGGCCGAGAGTAGGGG from Alloactinosynnema sp. L-07 includes:
- a CDS encoding MmcQ/YjbR family DNA-binding protein, which gives rise to MFFRIVDALADVSTAEGGQYTSYSVRGKRFGYYWPRTQTVGLKQTLSEQKALVSERPDVFEEQFTAGGFGWVVVYLAGVDVDELSELVFEAWRLSAPDELIAGVPDLGRE